TGTATCTTCACCCTTGAAGAGTGACAATGATGTCGGCTATAACGCTGTCAATAGATTACGAGTCTTCTCAGTCACGTGATATTTCTTGATCATGTGACCGGTGTCATCGGTACATTTCGCCGCTAGTTAGTACACCGAACCAGGCACGATGTAACATTTGCCGAACGTTCGCCGACCTAGTTCGgcttggttcggctgtagttagtacAAGTAGCGGGCTTAACGCTCGCGGTTCGCCGATACAATCCTGCAAACCTTTGGCGCTTTTCATTAGATGAATATTTGTGTATCTTTATCCTTGAAGAGTGACAATGCTGACAGCTACAACGCTGTCAACAGATTACGAGTCTTCTCTCGTGATATTTCTTGATCATATGACCGGTATCACCAAAACTTTCGCCGTTAGTTTGTACACCGAACCAGGCACGGTGTAACATTCGCCGAACGTTCACCGACATAGTTCGgcttggttcggctgtagttagtagcgggcttcTTTAGTACGACTTCTTTCCTTGCAAATGGATAGAGAtgcctgaggcatgactgaagataggggttcactagtccgggggttcactagtccgagggttcactagtccgagggttcactagttcgagagttcactagtccgagggttcactatagacgcttgaacaaaggatattcaatttgatttgtttttattttgtgtgtgtatgtgtgcgtggatgtgcgtgtgcgtgcgtgcgtgtgtttttcactgctgtgggaaccaaatcgaagaatattctcataaaaacactgagttgttttcattcaaaaagataatgtggtgttttatattttgactgaagaaatctcagactatttcccccaagaaacttagttatttatagtttgactgaagaaaggatattaaatttatcaggataccgccccgactggacaattacgtgatcgaactgcctacagtttttagtcatattacatagcacctcgggtttccttttgccCGTCAGGGTCAATTATTTATCCCACCGACCTGAATTTTGGAGAGGATCGAGCCTGGGTTGTactacagcctcacacataatttcattgaaatcggttctcaaacatcggatatctatttgcggacagacacacacacacacacacacacacacacacacacacacacacacacacacacacacacacacagtgaaacctatatataccgccttttaaggggcggtataataactggaaaatcaagcgtttatagtaaaccctcggactagtgaaccctcggactagtgaaccctcggactagtgggacgaactggaaaatcaagcgtctatagtaaaccctcggactagtgaaccctcggactagtgaaccctcggactagtgaaccctcggactagtgggacgttcccatgactgaaagccctaggAGTGACAGTGATAATGACAACACctctacttaaaggcacagtaagcctcccgtaaaccatcacagatactgtcaggcttttacacacagtacaaacacctttccatttgaacgctcaccaaacgggaacatcctaggtgccctacgtaaagagcgagcaatatttaaagaattaattttgcgccgattgctcagagacaatcgggccgtggtgcgttttggcgctagacctaacttaaaatctaaataataaattgacagcttgttacacaaacgttcttaaatcataaaggaattcttttttcatcaagacaagatcagtacaattcgaagttttgaaagtttgaaaaaagaaaagcccggaagcaggatcacgcaaggtcgtggttctcgtagcagacgacggtctataggcatcgccagttcctctgaacagtcaaatgccatcgctagagttcttgtgaaccacagccgtttgtttcgtgcatagtgagagctacataataacgtgctattgcagataagctcacagcgagttcgattcaaattacaaactgacgactacattgtgaaactggatcacacgggtttacgatagctcaggggtaagataaaccactcaaaaataaattctttgaaaattgctcgctctttacggagggcacctaggatgttcccgtttggtgagcgttcaaatagaagggtgtttgtactgtgtgtaaaagcctgacagtatctgtgatggtttacaggaggcttactgtgcctttaagtataGTTAATATcaaacggtgtgtgtgtgtgtgtgtgtgtgtgtgtgtgtgtgtatgtgtgattgtgtgtatgtgagtgtgttaatgtgtgtgtgcgtaagagagagagagagcttgcttggatgtgtgttggtgtgtgtgtgtgagtgcttgcttataattatgtgtgcgcgcgtgcgtgtgcgcgcatgcgtgtgcgtgtgtgtgtgtgtgaagaaaccATTTTGGTAACATTATCTTTATTAGATACATGTATTTATTATGGCAGGATCAGTGCTTACCCAGAGGGATATCCACATTGTGTGTCCTCCTGAGCTTTGGAAACCTGGAGACACCATTGTGATTCAGTGCTTTGTGCAGAAGTCATCCTACCCTGCAAAATGTGTCACACTTGACGGGAAAAAAGTTACCTTTGGAAAAAGTGACTCGAGGTATGTTTCTTATACTCCAGTGTGTACTTTGACGGATATTACTGGTAATTGTGACAGTACCGGCGACTGTCGTTGTGTTCCTGGAAACTCAAGTCACTTCTTGTTTGAGTATGAGTTCACCGCTGCCACAAACACAGAGGGCTACTACGACTGTTCTGTGCGTTGCTTTGATGGAGCTCTTACACTTACGTTCCAAAATTCCGGCTGCGACAATCGGAAAGTGTTTGGTAAGACGCCCACCTTTTACTCTTCTTCCTTTCACCTTCCAttcaaatttcatttttttgtttgtttaagtgATACATGTACGTTGAAGTGACGATTTTTTTCCCCCGTTGTTTGTGAAATGATCATGATGAGCAACAGAAAGTGCCTCGACCTGACATCTTTCACCCTTTCTCGACATGATAACTGATAATAGAAAAGTGACGATAATTATATAATAATAGTTTCGTTGTGTTTGACGTTGCAAGTGCGCTTTCAAAAAAGGTTTAACAGATACCCTCCTCTTCAAAACATTGACAGACAAAAAATAGTATAATAAgtgtatgtcacacgctttccttctttgccacaactaaagcaaacgtgtgcaagattgtatgttacacgcgtTGGAGAagggcaagaacggattcaaactcgaaatcgtccatCCAAATGTCCCAAAATGCATACATGGCTTTCATTTCTCCTGCCGTTatcgggttttttttctttaaaatttcTTTAACattccaaatttacgttaatcttattctccatcattttctgattccaaaaacatataaatatgttatatttggattaaaaacaagctctgaaaattaaatatatatataaaaattattatcaaaattaaattgtcgaaatcaatttaaaaacactttcatcttattccttgtcggttcctgattccaaaaacatatagatatgatatgtttcgattaaaaacacgctcagaaagttaaaacaaagagaggtacagaaaagcgtgctatccttcttagcgcaactactaccccgctcttcttgtcaatttcactgcctttgccatgagcggtggactgacgatgctacgagtatacggtcttgcagaaaaatggaattgcgttcagtttcattctgtgagttcgacagctacttgactaaatgttgtattttcgccttacgcgacttgttattattattattattattattaagaagGTGGAGGGTCTTGAATAAGGTGGAGGGTCTCAATAAGGTGGAGGGTCTGAATAAGGTGGAGGGTCTGAATAAGGTGGAGGGTCTGAATAAGGTGGAGGGTCTTAATAAGGTGGAGGGTCTGAATAAGGTGGAGGGTCTCAATAAGGTGGAGGGTCTTAATAAGGTGGAGGGTCTGAATAAGGTGGAGGGTCTGAATAAGGTGGAGGGTCTCAATAAGGTGGAGGGTCTCAATAAGGTGGAGGGTCTCAATACGGTGGAGGGTCTTAATAAGGTAGAGGGTCCTAATAAGGTGGAGGGTCTCAATAAGGTGGAGGGTCTCAATAAGGTGGAGGGTCTGAATAAGGTAGAGGGTCTGAATAAGGTGGAGAGTCTGAATAAGGTGGAGAGTCTTAATAAGGTGGAGGGTCTGAATAAGGTGGAGGGTCTTAATAAGGTGGAGGGTCTCAATAAGGTGGAGGGTCTCAATAAGGTGGAGGGTCTTAATAAGGTGGAGGGTCTTAATAAGGTGGAGGGTCTTAATaaggtggagggtcacaataaGGTAGAGGGTCTCAATAAGGTGGAGGGTCTGAATAAGGTGGAGGGTCTTAATAAGGTGGAGGGTCTCAATAAGGTGGAGGGTCTCAATAAGGTGGAGGGTCTCAATAAGGTGGAGGGTCTGAATAAGGTGGAGGGTCTCAATAAGGTGGAGGGTCTGAATAAGGTGGAGGGTCTGAAAAAGCGAGGTCAAGTCTTCTATCAGGTTGGGTAAGATGGGAGGAAGTCTTctattgtggggggggggggggagttctaAGGCGAGTCGTGTAAGCATTTACTTATCTTGTTTGTGGGTGGCATTTTGGGGTGTCAATTTGCACATGTGCACTATGTTGCAGCACTTGAACCCTGCCCGACGCCCGCAGACTCCAGTTTAGCCAACACTCTGGCCATCAGTCTGGGTGTGGGTGTGGTAGGAGCTGTATGTGTCGTCATGGCAGCATTTTCTGCTGGAGTTACCATCGGGAAACGTAAGTCAGGAAGTCACCAGAACGCCCCTCCAAAAAATGCCCACCCAAACAACGCCCCTCCAAACAAAGCCCATCCAAACAACGCCCTTCAAGACAACGCCCCTCAAGACAACGCCCCTCCAGACAACGCCCCTCCAAACAACGCCGCTCCAGACAACGCCCCTCTAGCCAACAGCCCTCCATTCAACTCCCCTGCATTCAACTCTACTGCATTCAACTCTCCTCTAGACAACGGCCCTCAGGTTGCTGGCCAGGCCGGGCCATCCACAGGTTTTGCCAGCAGTCCTGAAGCTGAGCTTGACGAGCCCAGTGCCGATGCTTCAGATGCCAGTGAATTAAGTGAATTAGGCTCAGAGTCAGAGTTCACTGCATCGGGAGTAGGGGAAGTGTGAGGTGCAGCCTAATCAAGTTTTCGTTTTATTTTCCATCCATGAACTCTGGCCTGTCGTAACAGGAGtgcatgcttttttttttttttttttttttctttttaactttctgagattgatttaatccaaacataaacttatctatatgttttgagATTCGGGAAATAAtgtgtgacactgacagtgcaCAAAAGGTTCTAGAGAAGTTGTTTTTTCTCGATTTGTATTCTGTACTGTACAGATATCTCTTTATGTGTGTAGTTTATTGCTTGGGTTGTTTTAATGTGAAAGCTGAAGTTGAAAATGTTTCACAATTTTAGCcaaactttgtttgtttttttccccggaAGAGTTTTGTTGTAACAGACATGGTCAGCAATTGACGTTAGCTTTAATTGCATAAAGATTGtttatgtcttcttcttcttctcttttctcCTTCCAGTTGGGCAACAATATTTAATTAGAGGCGACCCAATCTGTTGCTTCATTGGAATATAGTTTCTATCACTAAGGGGTCACTTTTTAATAATTTGGTTTGTATTGGATTGTTTTGCAAGCCGAGGCAGTTGATTGGCTGGTCATCACCCGCACTAAAAAGTTCGAGGCAACCTTAGATAATTAAAGTCAACTTCAATTTAAATCATTTTAACATTAATGGCTGACCAAACGGTTTGTCGTCGTTCAGTGGGAAGCTTTGTTCTAACctctttgttttcttgtttctgctgTTGATAATTTGAAAGTTGAAGTGTTAGCAATTCTACTTTAGAAAGGTGGGTTTtttcgtgagtgtgtgtggtttttgtttattAAGGAGACTTAAATCTCGAATCTCATTAAATGGAAAAATCAATTTATCTTCAACGTTTTGAAACTATATTTCGACGTCGCCGTGGAATTTTGGCGTTACTCATTTTCGACAGCTTCTCAGCAGAAGGTCACAACTGATTATTTTTTAATCacgaaatagtgtttatatgtgtacctggtatggatagaaagataacagaatgttaaatcatgtattgtccatcatatGTTTGACAATATTTCTCAAGGAGAATGATTTCCTTTTTCAAAAGcacaaaacatcaaaatcgccaagaatcgagttatGCCAAAATTCCAGGACAACGTCGACATAGAACTTTCGGACTTACCAACCTCTGGGATTGAATGACCTGACGTGGGatatgtgtgggtgggtgtgggtgggtgtggatgGGTGTGGGTGGGTTGATTGATGAGCATGGCTTCTGTTTTGTCGTGGTTGAATTGCAGTTTGTTTTCACACACCCTGCCTtttgttgaggcggcactgtgggGCTATTTTGGAAGCTATTCTTCGAATCTTTTACCAAGTAGTCTTTTGTGCGGTCCCGACTGCGGGTATGGAATTTCAAATGTTGTGAATAAAATTTTCATTTGAAATGTGCCGATTTTTCACTTTGAATAAAATTTGAAATTTGAACCACAAAATTGGTATCATTTTataactctctgtctctctgtctgtctgtctgtctgtctgtctgtctgtctgtctgtctctctctctctctctctctctctctctctctctctctctctctctctctctctctctctctctctctctctctctctctctgtgactttATTCAACTTTGCTCTCAATCCTGTATTGTTCTATTCGTTAAATCGCTCCGCTAATCAGCAGGCTCTCCAAATGCACATGGTCTGATACTTTTCTTTCATTCGCTGACTAACATACTGCAGTT
This region of Littorina saxatilis isolate snail1 linkage group LG8, US_GU_Lsax_2.0, whole genome shotgun sequence genomic DNA includes:
- the LOC138973432 gene encoding uncharacterized protein, translated to MIGPQFVPVMDVYSNSVQQLYFLGVLGAFGSVLTQTEVHLVCPSEVWEPEATITLKCFVKIVSYPSKCVTFDGKQVIFRQSFNGVTFVPKCNLTDTRATCRGGSNCFCGKGNISHFLFEYTFKATKYKEGYWDCSVPCWNGSVALTSQQSDCDNRKVYENPDRLKKELTDLKKKYADLYGSVLTQRDIHIVCPPELWKPGDTIVIQCFVQKSSYPAKCVTLDGKKVTFGKSDSRYVSYTPVCTLTDITGNCDSTGDCRCVPGNSSHFLFEYEFTAATNTEGYYDCSVRCFDGALTLTFQNSGCDNRKVFALEPCPTPADSSLANTLAISLGVGVVGAVCVVMAAFSAGVTIGKRKSGSHQNAPPKNAHPNNAPPNKAHPNNALQDNAPQDNAPPDNAPPNNAAPDNAPLANSPPFNSPAFNSTAFNSPLDNGPQVAGQAGPSTGFASSPEAELDEPSADASDASELSELGSESEFTASGVGEV